One window of Arvicola amphibius chromosome 6, mArvAmp1.2, whole genome shotgun sequence genomic DNA carries:
- the LOC119817824 gene encoding F-box/WD repeat-containing protein 12-like isoform X1 — MAPQLGLHELLHVFSFLEARDLLCAAQVNKVWNEVSMTQELWRQLCLRRWASCKAFPVVVGTQTWRQYYCCRSELEFRVASGRPQDFTCKAISGHTGKIDQLAYISPHEYRFDERTRSVVCTVSSDCTVRAWDLREGTEIWSSPVQPAPLVSLVAYPRLQLVVTVDTQGLITGWKAETGSEWASFRLPTSCSSMEACGHPEGPFLMVACAEGSLYTLTVPQLQVLSKVATFPHSSVSLTCSPDQQWVFVLAQGLDVGPKVFYTESLLHPSEDWLPVSTTLPVRLSSRACWAPDEAARLIVMHRDDSGMHLVITTFSLKASKSRDRVSILAQQLASFLLPDTMMPHLMQSHGSQVILLASRSELVLFTINGVHLVVFQDHQRPITSMWVDPHRVVTSSLDLSLRVYVWNKKNTYPVLKSCYHLLGGSHRWASGFTSVKSDSMSIAGVEARSNGTSILRSYCYKVRRS, encoded by the exons GCAGCTGTGTCTGAGACGCTGGGCCTCCTGCAAAGCCTTCCCAGTGGTCGTGGGCACACAGACGTGGAGGCAGTACTACTGCTGCCGCTCTGAGCTGGAGTTCCGTGTGGCATCTGGGCGGCCACAGGACTTCACCTGCAAAGCTATTTCTGGGCACACAG GAAAGATAGATCAGCTGGCCTACATCTCACCCCATGAGTACCGCTTTGATGAGAGGACAAGGTCCGTGGTTTGCACCGTGTCTTCAGACTGTACCGTGCGTGCCTGGGATCTGCGTGAG GGCACAGAGATCTGGTCCAGCCCTGTGCAGCCTGCTCCTCTGGTGAGTTTGGTGGCCTATCCTCGGCTGCAGCTGGTTGTCACGGTGGACACACAGGGTTTGATCACCGGGTGGAAAGCAGAAACGGGGTCTGAGTGGGCCTCGTTCCGCCTACCAACCTCCTGTTCTTCCATGGAGGCCTGTGGTCACCCAGAGGGCCCCTTCCTGATG GTAGCCTGTGCTGAAGGGAGCCTCTACACTCTGACAGTACCTCAGTTGCAAGTGCTCTCCAAAGTGGCTACATTTCCTCACTCCTCCGTGAGCCTCACGTGCTCACCTGACCAACAGTGGGTGTTTGTGTTGGCACAAGGATTAGACGTAGGCCCGAAG GTGTTCTACACTGAGTCCTTGCTCCACCCGTCGGAAGActggcttcctgtctccaccaccctCCCTGTCAGGCTGAGTTCCAGGGCCTGCTGGGCTCCGGATGAGGCAGCCAGGCTGATCGTGATGCACAGAGATGACAGTGGCATGCATTTGGTCATCACTACCTTCAGTTTAAAGGCCAGCAAGTCCAGAGACAGAGTGAGCATTCTGG CACAACAGCTGGCCAGCTTCCTCCTGCCGGACACCATGATGCCGCACCTCATGCAGAGCCACGGCTCCCAAGTGATCCTGCTGGCCTCCCGGTCAGAGCTGGTGCTGTTCACCATAAACGGCGTGCATCTGGTGGTCTTCCAGGACCACCAGAGGCCCATCACGTCCATGTGGGTG GATCCGCACCGTGTCGTCACCTCGTCCTTGGACCTGTCTTTGCGTGTCTATGTGTGGAATAAGAAGAACACATATCCTGTCCTCAAGAGCTGTTATCATTTGCTTGGGGGATCTCACAGATGGGCCAG TGGATTCACCAGTGTGAAGAGTGACAGCATGAGCATTGCTGGGGTTGAAGCCAGAAGCAACGGCACAAGTATCCTGAGGTCATACTGCTACAAGGTCCGGCGTAGCTAG
- the LOC119817824 gene encoding F-box/WD repeat-containing protein 12-like isoform X2 yields MAPQLGLHELLHVFSFLEARDLLCAAQVNKVWNEVSMTQELWRQLCLRRWASCKAFPVVVGTQTWRQYYCCRSELEFRVASGRPQDFTCKAISGHTGKIDQLAYISPHEYRFDERTRSVVCTVSSDCTVRAWDLREGTEIWSSPVQPAPLVSLVAYPRLQLVVTVDTQGLITGWKAETGSEWASFRLPTSCSSMEACGHPEGPFLMVACAEGSLYTLTVPQLQVLSKVATFPHSSVSLTCSPDQQWVFVLAQGLDVGPKVFYTESLLHPSEDWLPVSTTLPVRLSSRACWAPDEAARLIVMHRDDSGMHLVITTFSLKASKSRDRVSILAQQLASFLLPDTMMPHLMQSHGSQVILLASRSELVLFTINGVHLVVFQDHQRPITSMIRTVSSPRPWTCLCVSMCGIRRTHILSSRAVIICLGDLTDGPVDSPV; encoded by the exons GCAGCTGTGTCTGAGACGCTGGGCCTCCTGCAAAGCCTTCCCAGTGGTCGTGGGCACACAGACGTGGAGGCAGTACTACTGCTGCCGCTCTGAGCTGGAGTTCCGTGTGGCATCTGGGCGGCCACAGGACTTCACCTGCAAAGCTATTTCTGGGCACACAG GAAAGATAGATCAGCTGGCCTACATCTCACCCCATGAGTACCGCTTTGATGAGAGGACAAGGTCCGTGGTTTGCACCGTGTCTTCAGACTGTACCGTGCGTGCCTGGGATCTGCGTGAG GGCACAGAGATCTGGTCCAGCCCTGTGCAGCCTGCTCCTCTGGTGAGTTTGGTGGCCTATCCTCGGCTGCAGCTGGTTGTCACGGTGGACACACAGGGTTTGATCACCGGGTGGAAAGCAGAAACGGGGTCTGAGTGGGCCTCGTTCCGCCTACCAACCTCCTGTTCTTCCATGGAGGCCTGTGGTCACCCAGAGGGCCCCTTCCTGATG GTAGCCTGTGCTGAAGGGAGCCTCTACACTCTGACAGTACCTCAGTTGCAAGTGCTCTCCAAAGTGGCTACATTTCCTCACTCCTCCGTGAGCCTCACGTGCTCACCTGACCAACAGTGGGTGTTTGTGTTGGCACAAGGATTAGACGTAGGCCCGAAG GTGTTCTACACTGAGTCCTTGCTCCACCCGTCGGAAGActggcttcctgtctccaccaccctCCCTGTCAGGCTGAGTTCCAGGGCCTGCTGGGCTCCGGATGAGGCAGCCAGGCTGATCGTGATGCACAGAGATGACAGTGGCATGCATTTGGTCATCACTACCTTCAGTTTAAAGGCCAGCAAGTCCAGAGACAGAGTGAGCATTCTGG CACAACAGCTGGCCAGCTTCCTCCTGCCGGACACCATGATGCCGCACCTCATGCAGAGCCACGGCTCCCAAGTGATCCTGCTGGCCTCCCGGTCAGAGCTGGTGCTGTTCACCATAAACGGCGTGCATCTGGTGGTCTTCCAGGACCACCAGAGGCCCATCACGTCCAT GATCCGCACCGTGTCGTCACCTCGTCCTTGGACCTGTCTTTGCGTGTCTATGTGTGGAATAAGAAGAACACATATCCTGTCCTCAAGAGCTGTTATCATTTGCTTGGGGGATCTCACAGATGGGCCAG TGGATTCACCAGTGTGA